The following proteins are encoded in a genomic region of Glycine max cultivar Williams 82 chromosome 18, Glycine_max_v4.0, whole genome shotgun sequence:
- the LOC100795647 gene encoding TLC domain-containing protein 4-B: MGFALSFGSLPVLVSSYDFATPNKEIQWLGSVFTGIIFCVVVYRLTAILSSLLFKGYGKLSSAEKIEWNNRGFSTFHALFASFTSFYLLVLSDIFNKDSHEELVINRSSTFSNSVLGISIGYFLADLAMILWHFPALGGLEYVLHHGLSMFSIIQSLLCGQGQIYILMVLFSESTTPFVNLRWHLDIADLKSSKLYVWNGIALFFGWLIARIFLFMFFFIHMWTHFDEVKEIYPLGFYSLLVVPPVLAMMNLFWFWKIAKGLVKTISKAKHSI; encoded by the exons ATGGGATTTGCTTTGTCTTTTGGTTCCTTGCCTGTTTTGGTTTCCTCTTATGACTTTGCTACCCCAAATAAAGAAATTCAATGGCTGGGGTCTGTCTTCACTGGCATCATCTTCTGTGTTGTT GTTTATAGATTGACTGCTATTTTGAGTTCTCTGTTGTTCAAGGGATATGGCAAATTGAGTAGTGCAGAGAAAATTGAATGGAATAACCG GGGATTCTCAACATTTCATGCTCTGTTTGCATCATTTACGTCATTTTACCTCTTGGTGTTATCAGATATTTTCAACAAGGATTCACATGAAGAACTTGTTATTAATAGATCATCCACTTTCTCAAATTCGGTACTGGGG ATTTCTATAGGTTATTTTCTAGCAGATCTGGCAATGATTCTTTGGCATTTCCCAGCTTTAGGGGGTCTGGAATAC GTTTTACACCATGGGTTGTCCATGTTTTCAATTATCCAATCTTTGCTATGTGGTCAAGGACAGATCTACATACTAATGGTTCTTTTCTCTGAGAGCACAACTCCTTTTGTAAATCTAAGATG GCACTTGGATATTGCTGATCTTAAGAGCTCCAAACTTTACGTCTGGAATGGCATTGCATTGTTCTTCGGGTGGTTG ATTGCAAGGATTTTCctatttatgttcttttttatcCACATGTGGACCCATTTTGACGAG GTTAAGGAGATCTACCCATTGGGTTTTTACAGCTTGCTTGTGGTGCCTCCAGTGTTGGCAATGATGAATTTGTTTTGGTTCTGGAAAATTGCCAAGGGTTTGGTTAAAACTATATCAAAAGCAAAGCATAGCATATGA
- the LOC100794055 gene encoding deoxyuridine 5'-triphosphate nucleotidohydrolase, with protein sequence MAETNGVVSATFFRVKKLSDKAVLPSRASPLSAGYDLSSAAATTVPARGKALVPTDLSISIPEGTYARIAPRSGLAWKHSIDVGAGVIDADYRGPVGVILFNHSDTDFEVKVGDRVAQMIIQQIVMPEVVEVQDLDSTLRGEGGFGSTGV encoded by the exons ATGGCCGAGACAAACGGCGTCGTTTCCGCCACTTTTTTCCGAGTGAAGAAGCTCTCCGACAAGGCCGTTTTGCCTTCTAGGGCCTCCCCTCTCTCCGCCGGCTACGACCTCTCCAGCGCCGCCGCGACCACCGTGCCGGCTCGTGGGAAGGCTCTGGTCCCCACCGATCTTTCAATCTCCATCCCCGAAGGAACCTACGCTCGCATCG CACCGCGATCTGGATTAGCATGGAAGCACTCGATCGATGTGGGAGCGGGCGTGATCGATGCGGATTACAGGGGTCCCGTAGGGGTGATATTGTTCAACCATTCAGACACTGATTTTGAAGTAAAAGTTGGTGACAGGGTTGCACAGATGATAATCCAGCAGATCGTGATGCCGGAGGTTGTTGAGGTTCAGGATTTGGATTCTACACTCAGAGGTGAAGGTGGCTTCGGATCCACTGGAGTTTAG
- the LOC100783825 gene encoding aspartyl protease family protein 2 — translation MLMKVSLILVLLSIFCVTFKPYTEVDVQNDHNNDPTLANKEFCKKAKSSESTRLNKEEDGDDAISAKPHKRSAKFHLKRRPINHGNEPKTHALDSALRDLVRIQTLHRKVIEKKDTKSMSWKQEVKVITIQQQNNLANAVVASLKSSKDEFSGNIMATLESGASLGTGEYFIDMFVGTPPKHVWLILDTGSDLSWIQCDPCYDCFEQNGPHYNPNESSSYRNISCYDPRCQLVSSPDPLQHCKTENQTCPYFYDYADGSNTTGDFALETFTVNLTWPNGKEKFKHVVDVMFGCGHWNKGFFHGAGGLLGLGRGPLSFPSQLQSIYGHSFSYCLTDLFSNTSVSSKLIFGEDKELLNHHNLNFTKLLAGEETPDDTFYYLQIKSIVVGGEVLDIPEKTWHWSSEGVGGTIIDSGSTLTFFPDSAYDVIKEAFEKKIKLQQIAADDFIMSPCYNVSGAMQVELPDYGIHFADGAVWNFPAENYFYQYEPDEVICLAILKTPNHSHLTIIGNLLQQNFHILYDVKRSRLGYSPRRCAEV, via the coding sequence ATGCTCATGAAAGTTTCCCTGATTTTGGTCCTCCTTTCAATTTTCTGTGTCACTTTCAAACCATACACTGAAGTTGATGTTCAAAATGATCACAACAATGATCCAACTCTCGccaacaaagaattttgcaagAAAGCCAAAAGTTCAGAATCAACTAGATTAAACAAGGAAGAAGATGGAGATGATGCTATATCAGCAAAGCCTCACAAAAGGTCAGCAAAGTTTCACCTAAAACGCAGGCCAATCAATCATGGGAATGAGCCTAAAACACACGCACTGGACTCAGCACTCAGGGATTTGGTCAGAATTCAGACTCTTCATAGAAAAGTCATAGAGAAAAAGGACACAAAAAGCATGTCATGGAAGCAAGAAGTCAAGGTTATCACCATCCAGCAGCAGAACAACCTTGCTAATGCTGTTGTAGCATCATTGAAATCTTCTAAAGATGAGTTTTCAGGTAACATCATGGCAACCTTGGAATCTGGGGCCTCTCTTGGCACAGGAGAGTACTTCATAGACATGTTTGTAGGTACACCTCCTAAACATGTTTGGTTGATACTTGACACTGGCAGTGACCTCAGTTGGATTCAATGTGATCCTTGTTATGATTGTTTTGAACAAAACGGACCCCATTATAATCCCAATGAGTCTAGTTCTTATAGGAACATAAGCTGCTATGATCCCCGGTGTCAATTGGTTTCTTCACCGGACCCTCTTCAGCATTGCAAGACTGAAAACCAAACATGTCCTTACTTCTATGACTATGCAGATGGTTCAAACACAACAGGAGATTTTGCATTAGAAACATTTACTGTGAACCTCACCTGGCCTAATgggaaagaaaagtttaaaCATGTGGTGGATGTGATGTTTGGTTGTGGCCATTGGAACAAAGGCTTTTTTCATGGGGCTGGTGGATTGCTAGGACTTGGGAGAGGACCTCTCTCCTTTCCCTCACAGCTTCAATCTATTTATGGTCACTCATTTTCTTATTGTCTCACTGACCTTTTCAGCAACACAAGTGTTAGCAGCAAATTGATCTTTGGTGAGGACAAGGAGCTATTGAACCACCACAACTTGAACTTTACTAAATTGCTTGCAGGAGAAGAAACTCCAGATGATACATTTTACTATCTCCAGATAAAGTCCATCGTGGTAGGTGGGGAAGTGCTTGATATTCCTGAAAAAACTTGGCATTGGTCATCAGAAGGTGTTGGTGGTACAATTATTGATTCTGGCTCTACCTtgacctttttccctgattcaGCTTATGATGTTATCAAAGAAGCCTTTGAGAAGAAAATTAAACTGCAACAAATTGCTGcagatgattttattatgtcTCCATGTTACAATGTGTCAGGGGCAATGCAAGTGGAGCTACCGGACTATGGGATTCATTTTGCAGATGGGGCTGTGTGGAATTTCCCAGCAGAGAACTATTTCTACCAATATGAACCTGATGAAGTTATTTGTTTGGCAATTCTGAAGACACCTAATCATTCTCATCTCACAATCATTGGAAACTTACTACAACAGAATTTTCACATTCTGTATGATGTAAAAAGGTCTAGGCTGGGATATTCTCCCAGGAGGTGTGCTGAGGTTTAG
- the LOC100784357 gene encoding calcium uniporter protein 6, mitochondrial: MWGRWWWCAGGGFLRQRVSSIGSVTSIGSFSHGYGEKLHPLDPPLLGLRGVVEVMCGGRRGGGGGAPLSVVLNQIKRGVSTSTGDGDVSNGNNGTTEDSISFSEAKKLMRLVNVESLKMKLGMEGKEVICYSELLEACESMGIARSPEEAAAFARVLDEAGVVLLFRDKVYLHPDKVVDLVRRAVPLALTADNDPMREELKKLQDKKEEIDVLAHKQVRRILWSGLGFGVITVGFFFRLTFWEFSWDVMEPIAFFTTTTGLVIGYAYFLFTSRDPTYQDFMKRLFLSRQRKLFKRQNFDIERFKELQCKCKTPLHASTVLKNRIGVELDLEDALHRD; the protein is encoded by the exons atgtggggtaggtggtggtggtgtgCTGGTGGCGGTTTTCTGAGGCAAAGGGTATCTTCAATTGGTAGTGTTACTTCAATTGGTAGTTTTAGCCATGGTTATGGAGAAAAGCTTCACCCTTTGGACCCTCCTTTGTTGGGTTTGAGGGGTGTTGTTGAAGTGATGTGTGGTGGAAGaagaggtggtggtggaggggCACCTTTATCTGTTGTGTTGAACCAAATCAAGAGGGGTGTATCAACTTCCACTGGGGATGGTGATGTCAGCAATGGCAATAATGGAACAACAGAAGATTCTATATCATTCTCTGAAGCCAAGAAGCTTATGAGATTGGTGAATGTGGAGTCACTCAAGATGAAGCTTGGTATGGAAGGGAAGGAAGTTATTTGCTATTCTGAGCTTCTTGAGGCCTGTGAAAGTATGGGGATTGCGAGGAGTCCTGAGGAGGCTGCAGCATTTGCCAGGGTTCTTGATGAGGCTGGGGTTGTTCTCCTCTTTCGGGACAAAGTTTATTTGCATCCTGATAAG GTAGTGGATCTGGTTCGAAGAGCCGTTCCACTGGCACTGACTGCTGATAACGATCCTATGAGGGAGGAGTTGAAGAAACTGCAGGACAAGAAAGAGGAAATTGATGTGTTAGCACATAAGCAGGTGCGGCGCATCCTCTGGTCTGGACTGGGATTTGGTGTAATCACTGTTGGCTTCTTCTTCCGGCTAACATTCTGGGAATTTTCATGGGATGTAATGGAACCTATTGCATTTTTTACCACAACCACTGGGTTGGTCATAGGCTATGCCTATTTCTTATTCACTTCAAGAGACCCTACTTACCAAGACTTCATGAAGAGGCTCTTTCTTTCAAGGCAGAGGAAGCTTTTTAAGAGGCAAAATTTTGACATTGAGAGATTCAAGGAGCTCCAGTGCAAGTGCAAGACACCTTTACATGCTAGTACCGTTTTAAAAAATCGCATAGGGGTGGAACTGGATCTTGAAGATGCTTTACATAGAGATTAA
- the LOC100792480 gene encoding probable 2-oxoglutarate-dependent dioxygenase At3g111800 produces the protein MTTRVQSLAQSGLSRVPPQYIQPPQTRPVRHTAPEPDSIPVIDLSSFDPTQRASTRDSIARACREWGAFHVTNHGVPPSLLASLRRAGLSFFSDTPIPDKLRYSCSAAASEGYGSKMLATTTSDQNDAVQVLDWRDYFDHHTLPLSRRNPNRWPEFPADYRELVATYSDEMKILAQKLLALISESLGLRASCIEDAVGEFYQNITISYYPPCPEPDLTLGLQSHSDMGAITLLIQDDVGGLQVLKGGNKWVTVQPLSDAILVLLADQTEIITNGKYRSCEHRAITNPDRARLSVATFHDPAKTVKISPASELINDSSLAKYRDVVYGDYVSSWYTKGPGGKRNIDALLLDP, from the exons ATGACGACGAGGGTGCAATCCCTGGCCCAATCGGGTCTCTCCCGGGTCCCACCACAATACATTCAACCCCCTCAAACCCGACCCGTCCGCCACACCGCACCCGAACCCGATTCCATTCCCGTCATCGACCTCTCCTCCTTCGACCCCACCCAACGCGCCTCCACCCGCGACTCCATAGCTCGCGCCTGCCGCGAATGGGGCGCCTTCCACGTCACGAACCACGGCGTCCCCCCTTCCCTCCTCGCCTCCCTCCGCCGCGCCGGCCTCTCCTTCTTCTCCGACACCCCCATTCCTGACAAGCTCCGCTACTCCTGCTCCGCCGCCGCCTCCGAGGGCTACGGCAGCAAAATGCTCGCAACAACTACCTCCGATCAAAACGACGCCGTTCAGGTCCTCGATTGGAGGGACTACTTCGACCACCACACGCTCCCCCTCTCTCGCCGGAACCCTAACCGGTGGCCGGAGTTTCCCGCCGACTACCGGGAGCTGGTGGCGACGTACAGCGACGAGATGAAGATTCTGGCGCAAAAGTTGCTGGCTTTGATTTCGGAGAGTCTAGGGTTGCGAGCCTCGTGCATTGAAGATGCTGTTGGGGAGTTTTATCAGAACATTACGATTAGTTATTACCCTCCGTGTCCCGAACCAGACCTCACCCTAGGGTTGCAATCGCATTCTGATATGGGGGCAATTACGCTTTTGATTCAGGATGATGTGGGGGGTCTTCAGGTTCTCAAGGGTGGTAACAAGTGGGTCACTGTTCAGCCTCTGTCAGATGCTATCCTTGTTCTATTGGCTGACCAAACTGAG ATTATAACCAATGGAAAGTACAGGAGCTGTGAGCATAGGGCAATCACTAATCCTGATAGAGCAAGGCTCTCTGTGGCAACATTTCATGACCCTGCTAAGACAGTCAAGATTTCCCCTGCTTCTGAACTGATAAACGACTCATCACTAGCTAAATACCGTGATGTTGTTTATGGAGACTATGTATCATCATGGTATACCAAAGGCCCTGGAGGAAAACGAAATATTGATGCACTTTTGCTGGATCCTTAA
- the LOC100797777 gene encoding probable ATP-dependent DNA helicase RecQ: protein MSVETMCSVLKKYFGFSDFRPYQREVIEKIIEKRDCLVVMATGSGKSLCYQVPPLVAKKTGIVVSPLISLMQDQVMALKQRGIKAEYLGSAQKDFTVHSKAEHGQFDILFMTPEKACTVPSSFWSNLLKAGISLFAVDEAHCISEWGHDFRVEYKHLDKLREVLLDVPFVGLTATATEKVRYDIISSLKLNNPYVTIGSFDRTNLFYGVKLLNRGQSFIDELVREISKEVTNGGSTIIYCTTIKDVEQIFKSFAEAGIEAGMYHGQMNGKAREESHRLFVRDELQVMVATIAFGMGIDKPNIRQVIHYGCPKSLESYYQESGRCGRDGIASVCWLYYTRSDFAKGDFYCGDVKSEKQRKAIMESLLAAERYCVLTTCRRKFLLEYFGEKFPADRCGNCDNCKISRKERDMSREAFLLMACIHSCRGIWGLNMPIDVLRGSRAKKILDVQFDKLPLHGLGKNYPANWWKALRHQLISQGYLKEIVSDRYRTISVSSKGEQFLASSRPDYQPPLVLTLTAEMLGEEDNGNTQEAFKTLSTSESEGFSEAEGQLYQMLLEERLKLARSVGTAPYAICGDQTIKKIALTRPSTKARLANIDGVNQHLVTEYGDDFLQVIQKLSQVLNLSLDGEARVATASLQTNEVRKVSLVTNKSNKLTPAKFEAWKKWHEDGCSIHEIANFPGRSAPIKEQSVAEYLLEAAQEGLPFDWARFSEMIGLTQGIISEIQGAISKVGSTDKLKPIKNELPEEISYQHIKTYLTMRNCGISLEAIQSGSNQTGKDDEPAHNASNLSDPTLETCHVERYCEDGISAKSSLEKWDLEIDEVPILPVNGSEVQKLPLVCEGEFTNKRQKVSETKEVNSTKLKATESSVVEWLKNLDEGATLSDVLEHFNGSSKDSVVELLNCLQSDFSIYSKGGTYKIL, encoded by the exons ATGTCCGTGGAGACCATGTGCTCCGTTCTCAAG AAATACTTTGGGTTTTCGGATTTTCGGCCTTATCAGAGAGAAGTTATTGAGAAAATTATTGAGAAAAGGGATTGTTTGGTAGTCATGGCTACTGGTAGTGGCAAGTCCTTGTG ttaTCAGGTACCTCCTTTGGTTGCTAAAAAGACTGGGATAGTTGTGAGCCCTCTGATATCTTTGATGCAAGACCAG GTGATGGCTTTGAAACAACGGGGCATCAAAGCTGAATATCTTGGAAGTGCTCAGAAGGATTTCACTGTGCACTCTAAAGCTGAGCACGGTCAATTTGACATTCTGTTCATGACTCCTGAGAAGGCATGCACAGTTCCTAGCAG TTTCTGGTCCAACTTACTAAAGGCTGGAATTAGTCTTTTTGCTGTTGATGAAGCCCATTGCATATCGGAATGGGGACATGATTTTAGGGTTGAATACAAGCATTTAGACAAGCTACGTGAGGTTTTGCTAGATGTTCCTTTTGTTGGTCTAACTGCAACTGCTACTGAAAA GGTTCGATATGACATCATCAGTTCCCTGAAGCTGAATAATCCTTATGTTACAATTGGTTCATTTGATCGCACAAATCTTTTCTATGGTGTCAAACTATTGAACCGAGGACAATCTTTCATTGATGAGCTTGTGCGAGAAATTTCAAAAGAAGTCACTAATGGTGGTTCAACTATAATTTATTGCACAACAATCAAAGATGTAGAGCAG ATATTCAAGTCATTTGCAGAAGCGGGCATTGAGGCAGGGATGTACCATGGCCAAATGAATGGAAAAGCTCGAGAGGAGTCTCATAG ATTATTTGTTAGAGATGAACTGCAAGTCATGGTGGCCACCATCGCCTTTGGCATGGGCATAGATAAACCTAACATTAGACAAGTGATTCACTATGGTTGCCCTAAGAGTCTAGAGTCCTACTACCAGGAAAGTGGACGATGTGGTAGAGATGGTATAGCTTCTGTTTGTTGGCTATACTACACAAGAAGTGACTTTGCCAAGGGTGACTTTTATTGTGGAGATGTGAAATCA gaaaaacaaagaaaagctaTTATGGAGTCATTGCTTGCTGCTGAACGCTATTGTGTGCTGACAACTTGCAGAAGAAAGTTCTTGCTTGAATACTTTGGGGAAAAATTCCCAGCTGATAGATGCG GGAACTGTGATAATTGCAAAATCTCAAGGAAGGAGCGTGACATGTCAAGGGAAGCATTCCTTCTAATGGCTTGCATTCATTCATGCAGGGGCATATGGGGCCTTAATATGCCCATTGATGTCCTGCGCGGGTCTCGA GCCAAGAAAATTCTTGATGTTCAGTTTGACAAGCTTCCACTTCATGGACTGGGGAAAAATTATCCAGCAAATTGGTGGAAAGCACTTAGACATCAATTGATTTCTCAAG GTTATTTGAAGGAGATTGTTAGTGACAGATACAGAACTATTAG TGTCAGTTCAAAAGGAGAGCAATTTTTGGCGTCTTCTAGACCAGATTATCAACCTCCCTTGGTTTTGACATTGACTGCTGAAATGCTTggagaagaagataatggaaacACACAAGAAGCATTCAAAACTTTATCCACTTCAGAATCAGAAGGTTTTTCAGAG GCTGAGGGACAGCTCTACCAAATGCTTTTGGAAGAAAGATTAAAGCTTGCAAGAAGTGTTGGAACAGCTcc ATATGCTATATGTGGTGATCAAACGATCAAGAAAATTGCATTGACAAGACCATCTACAAAAGCAAGACTAGCAAATATTGATGGTGTGAATCAG CACCTAGTAACAGAATATGGAGATGATTTTCTTCAAGTTATTCAGAAACTGTCACAAGTATTAAACCTATCATTGGATGGGGAAGCAAGAGTCGCAACAGCAAGTTTGCAAACTAATGAAGTAAGGAAAGTATCTCTAGTAACCAACAAATCCAACAAGTTGACACCGGCAAAGTTTGAAGCTTGGAAAAAGTGGCATGAAGATGGTTGTTCTATTCATGAGATTGCT AACTTTCCAGGTAGATCGGCTCCTATAAAAGAACAAAGTGTTGCTGAATATCTGCTGGAAGCTGCTCAAGAAGGATTACCTTTTGATTGGGCTAGATTTAGCGAGATGATAGGACTGACACAAGGGATCATATCAGAAATTCAGGGTGCTATTTCAAAAGTTGGATCTACAGATAAGCTGAAacctataaaaaatgaattgccAGAAGAG ATAAGTTATCAGCACATCAAGACTTATTTGACAATGCGAAACTGTGGAATATCCTTAGAAGCAATTCAATCTGGAAGTAACCAGACTGGGAAAGATGACGAACCTGCACACAATGCTTCAAATTTGTCAGATCCTACTTTAGAAACATGCCACGTGGAAAGATATTGTGAAGACGGCATCTCTGCCAAAAGTTCTCTGGAAAAATGGGACCTAGAAATTGATGAGGTGCCTATTCTACCTGTCAATGGTTCGGAGGTACAGAAGCTTCCATTAGTCTGTGAGGGGGAATTCACAAACAAACGACAAAAAGTCAGTGAAACAAAGGAAGTAAATTCAACTAAATTGAAGGCTACAGAGAGTTCTGTTGTAGAGTGGTTGAAGAACCTTGATGAAGGG GCTACATTGAGCGATGTTTTGGAACACTTCAATGGATCCAGTAAAGATTCCGTGGTTGAACTGCTAAATTGCCTTCAGTCTGACTTTTCAATATATAGTAAAGGTGGCACGTATAAGATTCTGTAA